The nucleotide window CCAAGAAATGAAATGAACTCCCAAATCATCTGCAATTTCAGCACAATGTTTTTCCCATAAATCAGAGGAGTTTGAGACTTTATGGTTAACATGTAATGCATAAATAGATGATTTATTTACAGATTTAGTAATTAAGTCTAAAAGAACATGAGAGTCTAACCCTCCAGAAAAAGCTACTCCTATTCTTGTAAAGGTCTTTAACTCTTTTAGAGTTAGAGGTTCAATTAGAGAAGCCATGGATTAAAACTATAAAGAACCATAAGACATGAGTCGTTGATACCTTTTACTTGTTAGTTCGCTTATATCTATATTTCTTAATTCTAAAATATTTTTTTCAATAGAGCCTTTAAGATTATTTGCCATGTAATCAGGATTTCTATGAGCTCCTCCTAATGGTTCTTTAATAATCTCGTCTATAAGACCGAGGTCCAGAATACTTTGTGCACTCAGCTGCATAGCTTCAGCAGCATCTCCAGCTTTATCAGAATCTCTCCATACTATTGAAGCACATGCTTCAGGAGTTGCTACAGAATAAGTTGAATATTCAGACATGCTAATTTTATCTCCTACTGCTATTGCAAGAGCTCCTCCAGATCCACCTTCTCCCATGATATTAACTATAATTGGAGTCTTTAATCTAGACATAACGCTCAAATTATAGGCTATTGCTTCACTCTGCCCCCGCTCTTCACTTTCTATTCCTGGATAAGCTCCAGGCGTGTCTATTAAAGTTACCACAGGTAAACTAAATCTTTCTGCTAATTCCATTAATCTACAAGCTTTTCTATATCCTTCTGGTTGAGCCATTCCAAAATTATGAAGTATCTTTTCTTCTGTAGATCTTCCTTTTTCATGACCAATTAAAACAACTTGATGATCACCTATAGTCGCTAAGCCCCCTATAATTGCTCTATCATCTCCAAACCGTCTATCTCCATGTAATTCGTCAAAATGACTACATATCTTTGTTACATAATCAAGAAAGTGGGGTCGCTTAGCATGTCTAGCTATTTGAACGCTCTGCCACGAAGATAAATTAGAAAATATTTTTTCTGTTAATAAAACTATTGAATCATTTAATTTATTAACTTCTTTACTTATCTTTTCAGGATCAGTCTCAGGTGAGTTTCTTAACTCCTCTAGTTTAGACTCTAAAGCTTCTATAGGTTTTTCGAAATCTAAATAATCTCCATTCATATCAAAACATAAAATTTTTTAATGCAAATATAAATG belongs to SAR86 cluster bacterium and includes:
- a CDS encoding acetyl-CoA carboxylase carboxyltransferase subunit alpha — encoded protein: MNGDYLDFEKPIEALESKLEELRNSPETDPEKISKEVNKLNDSIVLLTEKIFSNLSSWQSVQIARHAKRPHFLDYVTKICSHFDELHGDRRFGDDRAIIGGLATIGDHQVVLIGHEKGRSTEEKILHNFGMAQPEGYRKACRLMELAERFSLPVVTLIDTPGAYPGIESEERGQSEAIAYNLSVMSRLKTPIIVNIMGEGGSGGALAIAVGDKISMSEYSTYSVATPEACASIVWRDSDKAGDAAEAMQLSAQSILDLGLIDEIIKEPLGGAHRNPDYMANNLKGSIEKNILELRNIDISELTSKRYQRLMSYGSL